Proteins from a genomic interval of Trichoderma breve strain T069 chromosome 2, whole genome shotgun sequence:
- a CDS encoding subtilase family domain-containing protein: MIAKAINYAVSTWEVDIISMSFGFPTCNMDDYQELEDALANAHAKRVLLFAAASNSGGKLGRAYPARDQNVIAIHATDTDGNRSRFSPTALSHDINLATVGEAIESAWPVYLSDNSNSKALRCKSGTSFATAIAAGIVGFLLLYAKIHLPEKADALKSRRRMQALLKRVAEKEVGQTARDGYYFVDVSLYSDSLFGKSKELINETIRDVLNT; this comes from the exons ATGATCGCCAAA GCCATTAATTATGCAGTCTCTACTTGGGAAGTGGACATCATCTCAATGTCATTTGGATTTCCTACGTGTAATATGGATGATTACCAAGAActtgaagatgctcttgCAAATGCTCATGCGAAACGTGTATTGCTTTTTGCCGCTGCCTCGAATAGCGGAGGGAAGCTGGGCCGCGCATATCCAGCTCGCGATCAGAATGTCATTGCCATTCATGCGACTGATACAGATGGTAATCGGTCAAGATTTAGCCCTACGGCTTTGTCTCACGATATTAACTTGGCGACGGTCGGCGAAGCTATTGAGTCGGCGTGGCCAGTGTATCTTTCGGATAACTCCAATTCCAAGGCTCTTAGATGCAAATCTGGCACATCGTTTGCGACTGCTATTGCAGCCGGGATTGTTGGCTTCCTCTTGTTGTATGCAAAGATACACTTGCCAGAAAAAGCTGACGCACTGAAGAGTCGGCGGAGGATGCAAGCGTTGTTGAAGCGAGTGGCCGAGAAAGAGGTGGGACAGACGGCGAGAGACGGTTATTATTTCGTCGATGTGAGCTTATATTCAGACAGTTTGTTCGGCAAGAGCAAAGAGCTTATTAATGAGACGATACGGGATGTCTTGAATACATAA
- a CDS encoding thioesterase superfamily domain-containing protein produces MTKKLSPFNFTKAVMRSFMAESGLEPRLLQNRNRLQTIHGGTIASLVDLGGSLAVASTGRFATGVSTDLNVTYLSPGGRPGDILKGTAICEKIGKTLAYTTVQFYNSKGQLAARGSHTKFVSGTLGPDGAFVAPAQWADEVD; encoded by the exons ATGACTAAAAAGCTTTCTCCTTTCAATTTTACAAAGGCTGTCATGCGGTCCTTCATGGCCGAATCGGGCCTGGAACCCAG ACTCCTGCAGAATCGA AACCGACTCCAAACCATACATGGAGGAACTATAGCTAGTCTCGTCGATCTCGGGGGATCCCTGGCAGTTGCTTCTACTGGACGATTCGCAACAGGCGTATCAACCGACTTAAATG TCACCTATCTCAGCCCCGGAGGCCGACCAGGAGATATCCTTAAGGGAACGGCTATCTGTGAAAAGA TCGGAAAGACGCTCGCGTACACAACCGTACAGTTTTACAATAGCAAGGGCCAGCTCGCTGCGAGAGGAAGTCATACCAA ATTTGTTTCGGGAACTTTGGGTCCGGATGGGGCTTTTGTAGCCCCCGCGCAGTGGGCGGATGAGGTTGATTAG